One Olsenella sp. oral taxon 807 DNA segment encodes these proteins:
- a CDS encoding ATP-binding protein — protein MIARSMEEIALKMAGWFPVVSVTGPRQSGKSTLVRKVFSEYDYVNLENIDTREAALADPVGFIRDRPQRLVIDEAQLAPELFNMIQVVSDETGEPGQYILSGSQNFLLLRSITQSLAGRVGLLRLMPLSFAEARAEQGDLGLDDFMRKGGYPRLYDRKIPARVYYDGYVSTYLERDVAGYLDVRNIRQFETMLRLVAQTAGGLLNITRLAQDASVSSKTAREWLSILESSYIIFLLPPYFANIRKRLVKTPKLYLNDTGLLCHLLGIRSFEQLRDSPMRGAVFENLIIAESMKQYLNAGVVPEMYFYRDSRGKEVDLVDLTNAPKLVEIKSSRTFRGTFSATVNELASLVPGGVPKECRYVVMRRDDDIVVGDVQVVSAESWLLRCPDVSYR, from the coding sequence TTGATTGCCAGAAGCATGGAAGAGATAGCCCTCAAGATGGCCGGGTGGTTTCCCGTTGTGTCCGTCACGGGACCGCGCCAAAGCGGTAAGTCAACGCTCGTGAGGAAGGTCTTTTCTGAGTATGACTATGTCAACCTCGAGAACATTGACACGCGAGAAGCGGCACTCGCTGACCCCGTGGGTTTCATACGCGATCGTCCGCAGCGTCTGGTCATCGATGAGGCGCAGCTGGCGCCCGAGCTCTTCAATATGATTCAAGTCGTATCGGACGAGACGGGCGAGCCGGGGCAATACATTCTGTCGGGCTCTCAAAACTTCCTTTTGCTCAGGAGTATCACGCAGTCGCTGGCTGGGCGTGTGGGTCTGCTTCGGCTTATGCCGTTGTCTTTTGCTGAGGCTCGAGCTGAGCAGGGCGACTTAGGCCTCGATGACTTCATGCGAAAGGGCGGATACCCGCGACTATACGATAGGAAGATTCCAGCACGTGTGTACTACGACGGGTATGTCTCGACCTATCTGGAGCGTGACGTCGCGGGTTATCTGGATGTCAGGAACATTCGCCAGTTCGAGACGATGCTGCGGCTCGTCGCCCAGACGGCCGGTGGACTCCTTAACATCACGCGCCTTGCGCAGGATGCGAGTGTGTCAAGCAAGACGGCACGGGAATGGTTGTCGATACTCGAGTCGAGCTACATCATCTTCCTGCTGCCACCATACTTCGCCAACATTCGCAAGAGGCTTGTCAAGACTCCAAAGCTATATCTCAACGATACCGGTCTGCTCTGCCATCTCTTGGGTATACGCTCTTTCGAGCAGCTGCGTGATAGTCCCATGAGAGGTGCCGTATTCGAAAACCTTATTATCGCCGAGTCGATGAAGCAATATCTTAATGCGGGTGTCGTGCCCGAGATGTACTTCTATAGAGATTCCCGGGGTAAGGAAGTCGACCTCGTCGATCTTACGAATGCACCCAAGCTTGTGGAGATCAAGTCCTCGAGGACGTTCAGAGGTACATTCAGTGCCACGGTCAACGAGCTTGCCTCACTTGTGCCGGGTGGCGTCCCCAAGGAGTGCCGCTACGTGGTTATGCGGCGTGACGATGATATTGTGGTCGGAGATGTTCAGGTAGTCTCCGCCGAAAGCTGGCTCTTGAGGTGTCCCGACGTCTCGTATCGCTAG
- the pflA gene encoding pyruvate formate-lyase-activating protein, which translates to MLQGRVHSCESFGSADGPGVRYLIFLQGCEMRCRYCHNPDTWGKTKGSLMSADELLDQAERYRGYWGKEGGITVSGGEPLLQIDFVRELLHKAKQRNINTCIDTALQPFTREQPFFGTFEALMRDTDLLLVDIKHIDPIEHKKLTGCDNRNILDGLSYLSQIGKPIWIRHVLVPGITDNDDYLRLTREFIKGLSNVKRIDVLPYHSLGIYKWDELGIPYTLRDTKPPAVERVRNAERILQGAGDATR; encoded by the coding sequence ATGTTGCAGGGTAGGGTTCACTCATGCGAGTCGTTTGGGTCGGCCGATGGTCCCGGCGTGCGCTACCTCATATTCCTACAGGGCTGTGAGATGCGCTGTCGCTACTGTCATAACCCTGACACCTGGGGCAAGACCAAGGGCTCGCTCATGAGTGCGGACGAACTCCTGGACCAGGCGGAGCGCTATCGGGGCTACTGGGGTAAGGAGGGCGGCATCACCGTGAGTGGCGGTGAGCCCTTGTTGCAGATCGACTTCGTGCGCGAGCTTCTCCACAAGGCAAAGCAGCGCAACATCAACACCTGCATCGACACAGCCCTACAGCCCTTTACCAGAGAGCAGCCCTTCTTTGGTACCTTCGAGGCGCTGATGCGCGACACAGATCTTCTGCTCGTCGATATCAAACACATCGATCCCATTGAGCACAAGAAGCTCACGGGCTGCGACAACCGCAACATCCTCGATGGGCTTAGTTACCTCTCGCAGATCGGCAAGCCCATCTGGATACGGCACGTACTGGTGCCCGGCATCACCGACAATGATGACTACCTGCGTCTCACGAGGGAGTTCATCAAGGGACTCTCAAATGTCAAACGTATAGACGTTCTTCCCTACCACAGTCTGGGTATATATAAATGGGATGAGTTAGGAATCCCTTACACCCTGAGGGACACCAAGCCCCCAGCGGTCGAGCGTGTGAGAAATGCGGAGCGGATCCTGCAGGGCGCAGGAGACGCGACGCGTTAG
- the pflB gene encoding formate C-acetyltransferase, translated as MQEAWNGFTGGHWVDDVNVRDFIQRNYTQYEGDESFLAGPTEATDKLWGRLQELQAEERKHDGVLDCETEVVSSLTAYGPGYIDESMKELEKVVGLQTDKPLKRAFMPYGGIKMAQEAAENYGYHINDKYNKIFNEYHKTHNQAVFDAYTPEMRAARHSHIVTGLPDTYGRGRIVGDYRRVALYGIDFLIAKKQEDLLNCGNGTMTDDIIRLREEIADQIRALKGMKEMAKIYGYDISAPAKDAHEAVQWLYFGYLAAIKTQNGAAMSVGRISTFLDIYIERDLKAGKLTETEAQELIDHMVLKFRMVKFARIPSYNQLFSGDPVWATLEMAGLGMDGRHMVTKSDYRFLHTLENMGPAPEPNLTVLYSEMLPENFRQYAAKISIETSSIQYENDDVMRPIWGDDYSICCCVSATETGKEMQFFGARANLAKCLLYAINGGKDEKFLDKQGKHMQVGPEYAPITSEYLDYDEVMHKYDLMMDWLAGLYVNILDLIQYMHDKYYYESALMALIDTDVRRTFATGIAGFSHVVDSLCAIKYAKVKAVRDESGVATGFEVEGDFPRYGNDDARADDLAVWLLKTFMTKLRKYHTYRNSEATTSILTITSNVVYGRATGALPDGRKAYTPFAPGANPSYGAEQNGLLASLNSVAKLPYEYALDGISNTQTINPSALGTDDTQRKVNLVHVMDGYFTAGAHHLNVNVFGVDKLKDAMEHPEKPEYANFTIRVSGYAVKFIDLTREQQLDVIARTCHDHM; from the coding sequence ATGCAAGAGGCATGGAACGGCTTTACCGGCGGCCACTGGGTGGATGATGTCAACGTGCGCGACTTCATCCAGCGCAACTACACCCAGTACGAGGGCGACGAGAGCTTCCTCGCCGGCCCCACCGAGGCGACTGACAAGCTCTGGGGTCGCCTGCAGGAACTCCAGGCCGAGGAGCGCAAGCATGACGGTGTTCTCGACTGCGAGACCGAGGTCGTGTCGAGTCTCACGGCCTACGGCCCTGGGTACATCGACGAGTCGATGAAGGAGCTCGAGAAGGTAGTCGGCCTGCAGACCGACAAGCCCCTGAAGCGCGCCTTCATGCCCTATGGCGGCATCAAGATGGCGCAGGAGGCAGCCGAGAACTACGGCTACCACATCAACGACAAGTACAACAAGATCTTCAACGAGTACCATAAGACGCACAACCAGGCCGTCTTCGATGCATATACCCCCGAGATGCGCGCCGCCCGCCACTCTCACATCGTAACGGGGCTTCCCGACACCTACGGGCGTGGCCGCATCGTGGGCGACTACCGCAGGGTGGCCCTCTACGGCATCGACTTCCTCATCGCCAAGAAGCAGGAGGATCTTCTCAACTGCGGCAACGGCACCATGACCGATGACATTATCCGTCTGAGGGAGGAGATCGCCGATCAGATTCGCGCCCTGAAGGGCATGAAGGAGATGGCCAAGATCTACGGCTATGACATCTCCGCGCCTGCCAAGGATGCTCACGAGGCCGTGCAGTGGCTCTACTTTGGCTACCTTGCTGCCATCAAGACCCAGAACGGCGCCGCCATGTCCGTGGGCCGCATCTCGACCTTCCTGGACATCTACATCGAGCGCGACCTCAAGGCCGGCAAGCTCACCGAGACCGAGGCCCAGGAGCTCATCGACCACATGGTCCTGAAGTTCCGCATGGTCAAGTTCGCCCGCATCCCCTCCTACAACCAGCTCTTCTCCGGCGACCCCGTATGGGCGACCCTCGAGATGGCGGGCCTGGGCATGGACGGGCGTCACATGGTGACCAAGAGCGACTATCGCTTCCTGCACACGCTCGAGAACATGGGTCCCGCGCCCGAGCCCAACCTCACAGTGCTCTACTCCGAGATGCTCCCCGAGAACTTCCGCCAGTACGCGGCCAAGATCTCCATCGAGACGTCCTCGATCCAGTACGAGAACGACGATGTCATGCGTCCCATCTGGGGTGACGACTACAGCATCTGCTGCTGCGTCTCGGCCACAGAGACCGGCAAGGAGATGCAGTTCTTCGGCGCTCGCGCCAACCTCGCCAAGTGCCTGCTCTATGCCATCAATGGCGGTAAGGACGAGAAGTTCCTGGACAAGCAGGGCAAGCACATGCAGGTGGGTCCCGAGTACGCCCCCATCACTTCCGAGTACCTCGACTACGATGAGGTCATGCACAAGTACGACCTGATGATGGACTGGCTGGCCGGGCTCTACGTCAACATCCTGGACCTCATCCAGTACATGCATGACAAGTACTACTACGAGTCGGCTCTGATGGCCCTCATCGACACCGACGTAAGGCGTACCTTCGCGACGGGTATCGCGGGATTCTCGCACGTGGTCGATTCGCTCTGCGCCATCAAGTATGCCAAGGTCAAAGCAGTGCGCGACGAGAGCGGCGTTGCCACGGGCTTCGAGGTCGAGGGCGACTTCCCCCGCTACGGCAACGACGACGCACGCGCCGATGACCTCGCCGTGTGGCTGCTCAAGACCTTCATGACCAAGCTTAGGAAATACCACACCTACCGCAACTCCGAGGCCACGACCTCGATCCTCACCATCACCTCGAACGTGGTGTACGGCAGGGCGACAGGTGCCCTTCCCGACGGTCGCAAGGCCTACACGCCCTTCGCACCGGGTGCGAACCCCTCCTATGGCGCAGAGCAGAACGGGCTTCTGGCCTCGCTGAATTCCGTGGCAAAGCTCCCCTACGAGTACGCGCTTGATGGTATCTCCAACACCCAGACCATCAACCCGAGCGCACTGGGTACCGATGACACGCAGCGCAAGGTCAACCTCGTGCACGTCATGGATGGCTACTTTACCGCCGGCGCACATCACCTGAACGTGAACGTCTTCGGTGTGGACAAGCTCAAGGACGCCATGGAGCATCCCGAGAAGCCCGAGTACGCCAACTTCACGATTCGAGTCTCCGGCTATGCGGTGAAGTTCATCGACCTCACCCGCGAGCAGCAGCTCGACGTCATCGCGCGCACCTGCCACGACCATATGTAA
- a CDS encoding L-lactate permease, translated as MDTTMLVNLLLGLVPIIWLVIALTGLKMPGYKACGIAIAFAAVVAIPYKGMAPFNCGTAILEGVLSALWPIILVIIAALFTYNLVLETGAMDRIKAMLSSISSDKRILAIIIGWSFGCFMEGMAGFGTAVAIPASILIALGFEPLPTLVGLLIVNSTPTAFGSVGVPTTTLAPLIGVDSVLLSANTALIEALLMFLSPFFMVFVIGKGFKAFKGVLPIALVSSLAFTVPNFLVATFIGPELPDIIGSGCSMAITIPLAIAMRNKPVPDEYRIAADKQQKLSISVAEGVKAWSPFILIFILLLGTSKLVPPVNAPLSAIKSSVLIYTGPTGKPTNFSWINTPGVWIIIAAIIGGLIQGARPQKIASVFGHTVASNVKTIVTICSVLATAKIMVHSGMTKDVAEALVAITGGIFPLFSPLVGVLGAFVTGSGTNTGVLFGPLQQETASRIGVVPQWLCAANAMGAGIGKMVAPSNVALACAAAGIAGQESKVIRAVFKYTLIYTVIGGIICFALAHAVTLASVVP; from the coding sequence GTGGATACAACTATGTTAGTTAATCTCTTGCTCGGCCTGGTCCCGATCATCTGGTTGGTGATTGCGCTCACAGGTCTGAAGATGCCGGGATATAAGGCGTGCGGCATTGCAATAGCCTTTGCCGCCGTCGTTGCAATTCCCTACAAGGGTATGGCTCCCTTCAACTGTGGCACGGCGATACTCGAGGGGGTGCTGAGCGCACTGTGGCCCATCATCCTCGTTATCATTGCTGCACTCTTTACCTACAACCTGGTTCTCGAGACAGGTGCAATGGACCGGATCAAGGCGATGTTGTCCAGCATCTCCAGTGACAAGCGCATCCTGGCTATCATCATCGGGTGGAGCTTTGGGTGCTTCATGGAGGGCATGGCCGGTTTCGGTACAGCAGTGGCCATTCCCGCGAGCATTCTCATCGCTCTTGGCTTCGAGCCACTCCCGACCCTCGTGGGACTGCTGATCGTGAACTCGACGCCGACAGCCTTCGGTTCTGTCGGCGTGCCGACCACGACATTGGCTCCATTAATAGGCGTGGATTCAGTACTGCTCTCGGCCAATACGGCGTTGATTGAGGCCCTGCTCATGTTTCTCTCGCCCTTCTTCATGGTCTTCGTGATAGGCAAGGGCTTCAAGGCCTTCAAGGGCGTCCTTCCCATCGCGCTCGTCTCGTCTTTGGCCTTCACGGTACCGAACTTTCTGGTCGCGACCTTTATCGGTCCGGAGCTTCCAGACATCATCGGCTCGGGCTGCTCTATGGCCATAACCATCCCCCTTGCCATCGCGATGAGGAACAAGCCAGTGCCAGATGAGTACCGCATCGCAGCGGATAAGCAGCAAAAGCTCAGCATCAGCGTTGCCGAGGGCGTCAAGGCCTGGAGTCCCTTCATTTTGATCTTCATCCTGCTGCTTGGCACCTCCAAGCTGGTCCCGCCCGTTAACGCGCCACTTTCTGCCATCAAGTCCTCGGTTCTCATCTATACAGGGCCAACGGGAAAGCCGACTAACTTCTCTTGGATAAACACCCCAGGCGTGTGGATCATCATCGCGGCTATCATCGGCGGACTTATCCAGGGGGCAAGGCCCCAGAAGATCGCGTCGGTGTTTGGGCATACGGTGGCCTCGAACGTCAAGACGATCGTCACCATCTGCTCCGTGCTGGCAACGGCAAAGATCATGGTGCACAGCGGTATGACAAAAGATGTTGCTGAAGCGTTGGTTGCTATCACGGGAGGGATTTTCCCCCTGTTCTCGCCGCTCGTTGGTGTCCTTGGTGCCTTCGTTACGGGGTCCGGAACGAACACGGGTGTTCTGTTTGGTCCGTTGCAGCAGGAGACGGCGAGTCGAATCGGAGTTGTCCCGCAATGGTTGTGCGCCGCTAACGCGATGGGTGCTGGCATCGGCAAGATGGTTGCTCCCTCCAATGTCGCGCTTGCCTGTGCGGCTGCGGGGATAGCGGGTCAGGAGAGCAAGGTCATTCGCGCTGTCTTCAAGTACACCTTGATCTACACGGTCATCGGAGGCATCATCTGCTTTGCCTTGGCGCATGCAGTGACGTTGGCGTCTGTCGTGCCGTAA
- a CDS encoding prepilin peptidase yields the protein MTAILITTALYGIVIGLCAEGISQRATEHVCHRKGLAGPDIDPSRRDALRLALPLTHIAACAAMGLLASRSLPASTPLASMPMAQSLIGCMLLTTVIVAVWIELTINIIPNELVILTLLLGLAYRVLSGWLRGDVLSSLLGSLGAFMITLVLFVCSIASALKASNGISHGVGAGAFKMALALSVAVGFPGVVFFYLGLFATVAVYFLFKLLTGSYSFLTEFPLSPFLFLGLLCGLACPYLLPAIWP from the coding sequence ATGACGGCCATACTAATCACCACAGCCCTTTATGGGATCGTTATCGGACTGTGCGCAGAGGGAATTTCACAGCGCGCCACCGAGCACGTTTGTCACAGGAAGGGACTCGCTGGACCTGACATCGACCCGTCCCGAAGGGACGCCCTCCGTCTCGCGCTCCCGCTCACTCACATCGCAGCCTGCGCCGCCATGGGGCTTCTCGCGAGCCGCTCGCTACCCGCCTCCACGCCCTTGGCGTCCATGCCCATGGCACAGTCTTTGATCGGCTGTATGCTCCTCACCACAGTGATCGTTGCCGTGTGGATAGAGTTGACTATAAACATCATACCCAACGAGCTTGTCATACTGACCCTCCTGCTCGGCCTCGCGTATCGGGTGCTGAGCGGCTGGCTAAGAGGAGACGTCCTCTCCTCCCTGCTCGGATCTCTCGGCGCATTCATGATCACCCTTGTCCTCTTCGTATGCAGCATAGCTTCCGCACTAAAGGCGTCCAACGGAATCTCTCACGGGGTAGGAGCTGGTGCTTTCAAGATGGCCCTTGCGCTTTCGGTGGCGGTTGGCTTTCCCGGAGTCGTGTTCTTCTACCTAGGGCTTTTTGCCACTGTAGCTGTCTACTTCCTCTTCAAGCTGCTCACCGGCTCATACTCGTTCCTCACAGAGTTTCCCCTGTCTCCCTTTCTGTTCCTTGGCCTCCTCTGTGGCCTCGCTTGCCCCTACCTGCTGCCAGCCATCTGGCCGTAG
- a CDS encoding Crp/Fnr family transcriptional regulator translates to MRRQDDFDCRHTGASCIRHVPLLSKLPEATQQELLLCAVQSSHPKGTILVHEGDPIDSVLIVQRGKIKIFRIDADGEEYVLDVLHDGQAIWHGIFLDDRSYHYSVACLTELSLCTIRRAAFEQILTLHPDVAMDLIHILSTELDGAEEKLMMLSIRDPKRRLAEYLLHRDARCLGEEIDLRLDDIARSISLRPETVSRTFTTFERKGLVARLGRGRIQIVNHQGLRDVSASIE, encoded by the coding sequence ATGAGACGGCAAGACGATTTCGACTGTAGGCACACAGGCGCGAGCTGCATACGTCACGTCCCCCTGCTTTCCAAGCTTCCTGAGGCAACCCAACAGGAACTGCTCCTATGCGCCGTACAATCCTCCCACCCCAAGGGCACCATACTCGTACACGAGGGTGACCCCATCGACTCGGTGCTGATCGTGCAGAGGGGCAAGATAAAGATCTTTCGCATCGATGCCGACGGCGAGGAGTACGTCTTGGACGTGCTGCATGACGGGCAGGCGATTTGGCACGGCATATTCCTCGATGATCGCAGCTACCACTACTCGGTGGCCTGCCTGACAGAGCTTTCGCTGTGCACCATCCGTCGAGCGGCCTTCGAGCAGATACTTACGCTACACCCTGACGTTGCCATGGATCTCATCCACATCCTCAGCACCGAGCTCGACGGAGCAGAGGAGAAGCTCATGATGCTGAGTATCCGCGACCCCAAACGCAGGCTCGCCGAGTATCTCCTGCACCGCGACGCCCGCTGCCTAGGCGAAGAGATAGACCTCAGACTCGATGACATCGCGCGCTCCATCAGCCTCAGGCCCGAGACGGTCTCGCGCACCTTCACGACCTTCGAACGAAAGGGCCTCGTTGCGCGCCTCGGCAGGGGCCGAATACAGATAGTCAACCATCAGGGCCTCAGGGACGTGTCCGCCTCTATTGAGTAG
- a CDS encoding electron transfer flavoprotein subunit alpha/FixB family protein, producing MKREDTKDVLVYIEVADGSPVKASLESLTPARSIADARGEGVVAVVLGSGREAAANEVAMAGADRVIYVDSSELQDFNLDAYADVLGQIVEAERPAVVLIGGTTDGKDLAPMLAARFQSASASDVIAVAAEGKDVTYTMTEYSGTVLSDVKIDAAPEIATIRSGAFKKLDEPAQGKVVSGSYAVSDGAVRAKVIDTVQEITESVNLEDAEVIVSGGRGLGSKEGFALVEELAGVLGGEVGATRPAIEDGWIAKNHQVGQSGKCVAPKLYIAAGVSGATQHLSGITGADYIVAINRDEDAPIFSVANVGIIGDALKVLPLMIEEVKKIKES from the coding sequence ATGAAGAGGGAAGACACGAAAGACGTGCTTGTGTACATCGAGGTTGCAGACGGCAGCCCCGTGAAGGCGAGCCTCGAGTCTCTGACGCCGGCCCGCAGCATCGCAGACGCGAGGGGCGAGGGCGTCGTCGCCGTCGTCTTGGGAAGTGGCAGGGAGGCTGCGGCCAATGAGGTCGCCATGGCTGGTGCCGATAGGGTCATCTATGTTGACTCGAGCGAGCTGCAGGACTTTAACTTGGATGCCTATGCTGATGTACTCGGGCAGATAGTGGAGGCAGAGAGGCCCGCCGTCGTCTTGATCGGTGGGACGACCGACGGCAAGGACCTGGCCCCCATGCTTGCCGCTAGGTTCCAGTCAGCCTCCGCATCTGACGTGATCGCTGTCGCGGCAGAGGGCAAGGATGTTACTTACACCATGACCGAGTACAGCGGTACGGTCTTGAGTGACGTGAAGATAGACGCTGCTCCCGAGATAGCGACGATTCGCTCTGGTGCCTTTAAGAAACTGGATGAGCCTGCGCAGGGCAAGGTCGTGAGCGGTAGCTACGCCGTCTCGGATGGCGCCGTGCGCGCGAAGGTCATCGACACGGTACAGGAGATCACCGAATCCGTGAACCTCGAGGACGCCGAGGTCATCGTCTCGGGTGGCCGCGGGCTGGGGAGCAAGGAGGGCTTTGCCCTGGTCGAGGAACTCGCAGGGGTGCTTGGTGGCGAGGTGGGTGCCACCAGGCCCGCCATCGAGGATGGTTGGATCGCAAAGAACCATCAGGTCGGGCAGTCTGGGAAGTGCGTCGCGCCCAAGCTGTACATCGCAGCAGGTGTCTCCGGTGCCACCCAGCACCTCTCTGGCATTACGGGAGCAGACTACATCGTCGCGATCAACAGGGACGAGGACGCGCCCATCTTTTCCGTCGCCAATGTCGGCATCATCGGGGATGCTCTGAAGGTGCTCCCACTTATGATCGAGGAAGTAAAGAAAATCAAGGAAAGCTAG
- the hydE gene encoding [FeFe] hydrogenase H-cluster radical SAM maturase HydE has product MVNAAALSLVDQLAERHSLSLGDYQRLIEAFSPDLAAHAAARADVQRRRYFGNAVFVRGLIEISNYCRNDCYYCGIRRSDSGIRRYRLTPTQILSCCDRGYELGFRTFVLQGGEDALFDDARLVSLILRVKRSHPDCAVTLSLGERSYESYRRLFDAGADRYLLRHETATPAHYARLHPRSLSLEHRLSCLRNLKDIGFVVGAGFMVGSPYQGRAELAADLKLIETLHPQMCGIGPFVPHHATPFRDFPRGSAELSCYLLSLLRLIKPDLLLPATTALASIDPRGCERGILAGANVIMPNLSPKEVRGDYALYDHKASTGVEAAEGLHELSRRMEAIGFRVVVDRGDPPPPLCPSRVGARHAHGAPAQAKPVT; this is encoded by the coding sequence ATGGTAAACGCTGCTGCCCTCAGCCTCGTAGACCAGCTGGCCGAGAGGCACTCCCTGTCGCTGGGAGACTACCAGAGGCTCATCGAGGCATTCTCTCCGGACCTTGCAGCCCACGCTGCCGCACGCGCCGACGTCCAGCGTCGCAGGTATTTTGGTAACGCCGTCTTCGTCCGTGGGCTCATCGAGATATCCAACTACTGTAGGAACGACTGCTACTACTGCGGCATTCGTCGCAGTGACAGTGGGATTCGGCGCTACCGCCTGACGCCCACCCAGATCCTCAGCTGTTGTGACAGGGGGTACGAACTGGGCTTCAGGACCTTCGTCTTGCAGGGAGGGGAGGATGCGTTGTTCGATGACGCGCGGCTCGTCTCGCTTATCTTGCGGGTTAAGCGCTCCCACCCTGACTGTGCCGTCACGCTCTCGCTGGGCGAGCGCTCGTACGAGAGCTACCGAAGGCTCTTTGATGCGGGGGCCGATCGCTATCTTTTGCGCCACGAGACGGCGACGCCTGCCCACTACGCCCGTCTCCATCCGCGCAGTCTCTCGCTTGAGCACCGCCTCAGCTGCCTGCGCAACCTCAAGGATATCGGCTTTGTCGTGGGGGCCGGCTTTATGGTGGGCTCGCCCTACCAGGGCCGTGCCGAGCTCGCCGCAGACCTCAAGCTCATCGAGACGCTTCACCCACAGATGTGTGGCATTGGGCCGTTCGTGCCGCATCACGCGACGCCGTTTCGCGACTTCCCACGAGGCTCGGCAGAGCTGAGCTGCTACCTCCTGTCGCTGTTGCGCCTCATCAAGCCCGACCTCCTGCTGCCCGCGACGACAGCGCTTGCCTCCATCGATCCCAGAGGGTGTGAGAGGGGTATCCTTGCGGGTGCGAATGTCATCATGCCCAATCTCTCGCCCAAGGAGGTGCGTGGTGACTATGCGCTCTATGACCACAAGGCCTCCACGGGCGTCGAGGCAGCGGAGGGGCTGCACGAGCTCTCGAGGCGCATGGAGGCGATCGGTTTTCGCGTGGTCGTTGACAGGGGAGATCCACCCCCACCCCTGTGCCCATCCCGCGTTGGCGCTCGGCATGCCCATGGCGCTCCCGCGCAGGCCAAGCCGGTCACATAG
- a CDS encoding electron transfer flavoprotein subunit beta/FixA family protein yields the protein MNILVCIKQVPDDSVEVGFGKDGKPAIEGITPVVNAFDTYALEMATRLKESLGDGSEITVLCVGPDSAKNSLKNCLAVGGDYAYLVSEEGVSDTDNLGIAELIRGAIEKLRGERGDFDLVFAGKEATDVAQGQTGIYLAAKLNVAVATDAIDITREGDTVQVKHETDEGYRLVELPLPALVTVSKPSYDPRYPTIRNKMAARKKPIGELSGAELAQGADIAARLSTVREYEPPKRAAGVKIQEETVEESTAKAIQMMVDARVL from the coding sequence TTGAACATTTTAGTATGCATCAAGCAGGTTCCAGATGATTCCGTTGAGGTGGGCTTTGGGAAGGATGGCAAGCCTGCGATCGAGGGAATCACACCGGTCGTCAACGCCTTCGACACCTATGCATTGGAGATGGCCACCCGTCTCAAAGAGTCTCTGGGTGACGGATCGGAGATCACTGTCCTTTGCGTTGGACCTGACTCGGCAAAGAACTCTCTGAAGAACTGCCTGGCTGTTGGTGGAGACTATGCCTATCTCGTGAGCGAGGAGGGCGTGAGCGACACCGACAACCTTGGCATTGCGGAACTGATTCGGGGTGCCATCGAGAAGCTGCGCGGCGAGAGGGGCGACTTCGACCTCGTGTTTGCGGGTAAGGAGGCGACCGATGTCGCCCAGGGTCAGACGGGGATATACCTAGCGGCGAAGCTGAACGTGGCCGTGGCGACGGACGCCATCGACATCACGCGGGAGGGTGACACCGTCCAGGTGAAGCATGAGACCGACGAGGGCTACCGTCTTGTGGAGCTACCTCTCCCAGCGCTCGTCACAGTGAGCAAACCGAGCTATGACCCTCGCTATCCGACGATCCGCAACAAGATGGCCGCCCGCAAGAAGCCCATCGGCGAGCTGAGCGGTGCGGAACTCGCACAGGGAGCCGACATCGCGGCGCGACTCTCGACTGTGAGGGAGTATGAGCCGCCAAAGCGTGCCGCTGGCGTGAAGATCCAAGAAGAGACCGTCGAGGAATCCACGGCGAAGGCCATTCAGATGATGGTCGACGCTCGGGTGCTGTAG